The segment CATTTGCCTTCACTACGGCCATTACTTGTTGATGTCTTCCAACAACTCTGCGGATAGCGGCAACGTTGTGACGCAAAGCATCACGGGAAATCTCTAGGTAGGAAAGGGGGAGGTTCATACGGGAAGGTCTATTCGTTCAAAGGAGATTGGCTGGCCAATCAGCGTGGCAGAGAGGGTGCCGTAATGGTCCAGTACGTCAGTGACAAAGTACTGGCGGCTGCCGTTTTGGGTGAGGGTGTTGGCAATCTCAGGGTGCCTTTCCAGGTAGGAAACCAGCTTGTCCGGGATAATATCCTCTTGTGCCAGGATAAGTACGCCGGGGAGATGCTGTTCAATAAGTGCCTTGGCCAGGCCGTAGTGGGTGCAGCCTAGGATGAGCTCGGTAATGCCCGCTTCCTTGAGTGGCTGTACGTACTCTTCTACGACGGGCTCTGCCCACTTGAGGGCATCGTTCTCAATGAGGGGGACAAGGAGCGGCGCAGCGGCCTGAATGACTTGAAGATGAGGATGTAGCTTTTCAAGCTCGCGCGGAAAGGCTTGGGAACGCACCGTGCTGCGTGTAGCAAGGACACCAACTGGTCCATTTCCCGTGATACTTTCGGCAGTTGGGATGATGACGCCCAGTACACGGCGGTTAGGGTAGTGGGCGGGGAGGTATTCTTGCTGAATACGGCGTAATGCCTCGGAGGACGCGGTATTACAAGCGACAATTATGAGGCCACATTCCAGGTTAACGAACAATTCGTCCACCGCGGCCGCGGTGAAGCGAAAGATGGCCTCTTGCGAGCGGTCGCCGTAAGGCACGCGGGCCGTATCGCCCAAATACACGAGGTCGTGATGGGGTAATGCGCGGGCAATGGCTGCTGTGACAACAAGCCCGCCAAGGCCTGAGTCAAAAATGCCGATACGCATTACTGGGGAACGGGAGTGGGGGAGATGAACATCATGCTGAGTAGGCTTAAGGCGAGCACAACGATGATCACAGCAATGACCACCTTCACGAAGAGGGGTTTGTCTTGTGCTTGAGGAGCAGATTTTGCTGCCTCTGCCAGTTTGCGGCGCTTTGCTGAACTACTCATTACTTCCAGAGTATAGCAAACTGGGCATCCCATTACACAGTGCTGGCATGTATACTAAATGCATGTCCAAATCGCTCTCTATTCTCCCAGGCATTATTAAAGAGGCGGTCAGCCAAAATGCTGCCGACATCATCCTTTCCGAAGGGTGTTTTCCGGTGCTGAAGGTAGGGAGTTCCCTCAAAAAACTGAACGACTTTGGTGAGTTGTCTGACGACGCCATTCATGGCGTAGTAAGCGATATCCTTCCTTCAGCGAAGCTGAAGACCCTTGAGGATGACCGCCAGGTAGACCTGGCCTATGCCCAGGGCGATGCCCGCTTCCGCGTCAATGTCTTCTACCAGCGTGGCCACCTAACGGTGGTGATGCGGTATGTGAAGAATAAAATCCTCTCTCTAGAGGAGCTGGGTTTGCCAAGTTTACTCAAGGAGCTCGTAGAAAACGACAATGGCCTCATCCTCATGGTGGGCCCTACCGGATCTGGTAAGTCTACTTCTTTGGCGGCCATGATTG is part of the Verrucomicrobiia bacterium genome and harbors:
- the murI gene encoding glutamate racemase, yielding MRIGIFDSGLGGLVVTAAIARALPHHDLVYLGDTARVPYGDRSQEAIFRFTAAAVDELFVNLECGLIIVACNTASSEALRRIQQEYLPAHYPNRRVLGVIIPTAESITGNGPVGVLATRSTVRSQAFPRELEKLHPHLQVIQAAAPLLVPLIENDALKWAEPVVEEYVQPLKEAGITELILGCTHYGLAKALIEQHLPGVLILAQEDIIPDKLVSYLERHPEIANTLTQNGSRQYFVTDVLDHYGTLSATLIGQPISFERIDLPV